The Formosa sp. Hel1_33_131 genome window below encodes:
- a CDS encoding type II secretion system protein produces MQPLKKIKAFTISELSIVLLLTSIVVGLAFTVLGLVRKQMGVMQENFNITLEINKLETELWLDFNRYPSIHFNASEDRLLLRNELDSISYTLSESYIIKEKDTFPVQLESKNFYFDGEQVTANSIDAIKLTTTKAFQNRALFIYVNNDATSYMNTKELLNP; encoded by the coding sequence ATGCAACCCCTTAAAAAAATAAAAGCCTTTACAATCAGTGAATTGAGTATTGTCCTGCTCTTGACGAGTATTGTCGTAGGGCTGGCGTTTACAGTACTTGGATTGGTGCGAAAACAGATGGGAGTAATGCAAGAAAATTTCAATATTACATTAGAAATAAATAAATTAGAAACGGAGTTGTGGTTAGATTTTAATCGGTATCCTTCCATTCATTTTAATGCTTCCGAGGATAGATTGCTATTGAGGAACGAATTGGATTCGATATCCTATACCTTGTCCGAATCTTATATTATTAAAGAAAAAGATACATTTCCAGTTCAATTAGAAAGCAAGAATTTTTATTTTGATGGCGAACAAGTCACAGCAAATTCAATAGACGCTATAAAGTTAACCACCACTAAAGCATTTCAAAACCGTGCGTTGTTTATTTATGTAAATAACGATGCGACATCATATATGAATACTAAGGAACTTCTTAATCCATAA
- a CDS encoding RHS repeat domain-containing protein, with amino-acid sequence MKNGENAVSLTAKTDYYPFGMPMPNRNIEGNYRYKFQGQEKDAETGKEAFELRLWDGRIGRWLTVDPAGQYSSPYLGMGNNPINGVDPDGGEWFDWVRGKDGDTWVWREDITSKGQATAAGLQYGGATKSDVIKNWGFNTTDGFEGLWNRNLGDGHGQKFDWNSYVSGRIPVAIEQGLQSQINKNQELRDNPYGDISLAFSKIDLGIDQLPNSFGNIRFQSGFNFNGENVLFNGKLSTLLSKNNRFFNFMKSYEIYSSSGGDIFENAIFFDRGLTDSAGRIPTLIIEVHSDKHFSSLHSIMK; translated from the coding sequence ATGAAAAATGGCGAAAATGCTGTATCTTTAACTGCGAAAACAGACTACTATCCATTTGGGATGCCAATGCCTAACCGCAATATAGAAGGCAATTATAGGTACAAATTCCAAGGACAAGAAAAAGACGCTGAAACGGGAAAAGAGGCGTTTGAGTTGAGACTTTGGGATGGTAGGATTGGAAGATGGTTGACTGTGGATCCTGCTGGGCAGTATAGCTCTCCGTATTTAGGGATGGGTAATAATCCGATTAATGGAGTAGATCCTGATGGGGGGGAATGGTTTGATTGGGTAAGAGGTAAAGATGGTGATACATGGGTTTGGCGAGAAGATATAACTTCTAAAGGACAAGCAACTGCTGCTGGCTTACAATATGGAGGAGCAACCAAATCTGATGTAATAAAAAATTGGGGATTTAATACTACAGATGGATTTGAAGGTTTGTGGAATAGGAATTTAGGAGATGGACATGGTCAAAAATTCGATTGGAATAGTTATGTATCGGGAAGAATACCAGTAGCAATAGAACAAGGCCTACAAAGTCAAATTAACAAAAATCAAGAATTGAGAGATAATCCATATGGAGATATTAGTTTAGCTTTCTCTAAAATTGACTTAGGTATTGACCAACTCCCAAATTCCTTTGGAAATATAAGGTTTCAAAGTGGTTTTAATTTCAATGGCGAAAATGTTCTATTTAATGGAAAGTTGTCAACGTTATTAAGTAAAAATAATAGATTTTTTAACTTTATGAAATCTTATGAAATTTACAGTAGTAGTGGCGGAGATATATTTGAGAATGCAATATTCTTTGATAGAGGTCTTACTGACAGCGCAGGCAGAATCCCTACTCTAATAATTGAAGTTCATTCAGATAAGCATTTTAGTTCATTACATTCAATAATGAAATAA
- a CDS encoding transketolase: MSNKNLHDLTTQVRRDILRMVHKVNSGHPGGSLGCAEFLVALYTNIMHRKEGFDMDGIDEDLFFLSNGHISPVFYSVLAHSGYFPVEELNTFRLLNSRLQGHPTTHEGLPGIRIASGSLGQGLSVAIGAAQTKKLNKDARLIYSLHGDGELQEGQNWEAIMYASAKNVDNIIATIDLNGKQIDGATDDVLPMGSIKRKFEAFDWTVIEIENGNDIEAILEGMATAKAATGKGKPVCVLLKTMMGNGVDFMMHTHAWHGKAPNDEQLESALNQNPETLGDY; encoded by the coding sequence ATGTCAAACAAAAATTTACATGATTTAACAACCCAAGTTCGTAGAGATATTTTACGAATGGTTCACAAAGTAAACTCTGGACATCCAGGCGGTTCCTTAGGCTGTGCAGAATTTCTAGTGGCACTTTATACGAACATCATGCATCGCAAAGAAGGTTTTGACATGGATGGGATTGATGAGGATTTATTTTTCCTTTCAAATGGTCATATTTCTCCTGTTTTTTACAGCGTATTGGCACATTCAGGCTACTTCCCAGTTGAAGAACTGAACACGTTTAGATTGTTAAACTCACGATTGCAAGGCCACCCAACAACACATGAAGGGCTTCCCGGAATTCGAATTGCTTCTGGATCTTTAGGTCAAGGGCTTTCGGTTGCTATTGGTGCGGCACAAACAAAAAAATTAAATAAAGATGCACGTTTGATCTATAGCCTTCACGGCGATGGCGAATTACAAGAGGGTCAAAATTGGGAAGCGATCATGTATGCTTCTGCAAAAAATGTTGACAATATCATTGCAACCATCGATTTAAACGGCAAACAAATTGACGGCGCTACCGATGATGTACTTCCTATGGGAAGTATTAAACGGAAGTTTGAAGCTTTTGATTGGACGGTTATCGAAATTGAAAACGGAAATGATATTGAGGCCATCTTAGAAGGAATGGCAACGGCCAAAGCTGCTACTGGAAAAGGAAAACCGGTTTGTGTGCTCTTAAAAACCATGATGGGCAATGGTGTTGATTTCATGATGCACACCCATGCATGGCACGGAAAAGCACCGAATGACGAACAGTTAGAAAGTGCTTTAAATCAGAATCCAGAAACTTTAGGAGATTATTAA
- a CDS encoding FKBP-type peptidyl-prolyl cis-trans isomerase, whose protein sequence is MKYKYNILFICALIISVISCSPDDEDSIVSVPENDRTEQQVTDNDALEIFLNTHYYNSTEVSALANPSMADVVITELLDGETLPSDVTLLMSAVETKTTTYLEVEYEYYILRINQGGGAESPHFCDKLRIKYAGSLMDGTNFDTKSIPVSVDLAGYVPGWGRVMPEFNVGTFITNSDGTVSFDDYGMGVMFLPSGLGYYADYQETIPSYSNLVFKFELLQSETADHDFDNIPTYMEVIEADYDLFGKDTDEDLVVDFVDGDDDGDGTSTADEVRVETFTETTRGALEATLAALTLESNQLISPVKYNTDRNNFTANRVTILDSNGNGIPNYLDDTESEIIE, encoded by the coding sequence ATGAAATATAAATATAACATACTCTTCATTTGTGCGCTGATTATTTCAGTCATCTCTTGCAGTCCTGACGATGAGGATTCTATAGTATCTGTGCCCGAAAACGATCGTACAGAACAGCAAGTTACAGACAATGATGCACTTGAGATCTTCCTTAATACGCATTATTACAACTCTACAGAGGTGAGTGCTTTGGCAAATCCTAGCATGGCAGATGTGGTAATCACGGAGTTGTTGGATGGTGAAACACTGCCTTCGGATGTGACGCTCTTAATGTCAGCTGTTGAGACTAAAACAACCACTTATTTAGAGGTTGAATATGAATATTATATTTTAAGAATCAACCAAGGCGGGGGTGCTGAATCTCCACATTTTTGTGATAAATTACGTATCAAATATGCAGGATCTCTCATGGATGGCACCAATTTTGATACGAAATCTATACCAGTTAGTGTCGACTTGGCTGGTTATGTCCCAGGTTGGGGTCGAGTGATGCCCGAGTTTAACGTGGGTACATTTATTACGAATTCAGATGGAACGGTATCTTTCGATGATTATGGTATGGGTGTTATGTTTTTACCCTCTGGTTTAGGCTATTATGCGGATTATCAAGAGACGATTCCGTCCTATTCGAATTTGGTTTTTAAGTTTGAATTGCTGCAATCTGAAACTGCAGACCACGATTTTGATAACATTCCAACCTATATGGAGGTGATTGAAGCAGATTATGATTTATTTGGTAAAGATACAGATGAGGATTTAGTGGTTGATTTTGTAGATGGTGATGATGATGGTGATGGGACATCCACTGCGGATGAAGTGCGTGTAGAGACGTTTACAGAGACTACTAGAGGTGCTCTTGAAGCAACGCTCGCTGCGCTTACATTGGAATCAAATCAGTTGATCTCTCCAGTCAAATACAATACAGATCGAAATAACTTTACTGCCAATCGTGTGACAATCCTAGATAGTAATGGCAATGGAATTCCTAATTATTTGGATGACACAGAATCTGAAATAATAGAATAA
- a CDS encoding shikimate kinase encodes MIVVLLGYMGSGKSTVGQILAVKLGTNFLDLDDYIEQKQKATISEIFNSKGEIFFRKVEAEAVKQLCNDSDSLVLALGGGTPCYSDTMQFLVNHPNVVTVVLNISIKNVSERLIHEKAKRPLIANLKNEDIPEFIAKHLFERSFYYNQAEIGIQTDTLSVAEIVGTIQSKLL; translated from the coding sequence ATGATCGTTGTTTTGTTAGGATATATGGGGTCTGGTAAGTCCACTGTTGGACAGATACTTGCAGTAAAGCTAGGTACTAATTTTTTAGATTTAGACGATTACATTGAACAAAAACAGAAAGCAACCATTTCTGAAATTTTTAATTCTAAAGGCGAAATATTTTTTAGAAAAGTGGAAGCAGAAGCGGTCAAACAGCTGTGTAATGATTCCGATTCCTTAGTTTTAGCATTGGGAGGTGGGACGCCTTGCTATTCCGACACCATGCAATTTTTGGTAAACCACCCCAATGTGGTGACGGTTGTTTTAAATATTTCGATTAAAAATGTATCAGAACGCTTGATTCATGAAAAAGCAAAACGTCCGTTGATTGCCAATTTAAAAAATGAAGACATTCCAGAATTTATAGCCAAACATTTATTTGAACGGTCTTTTTATTACAACCAGGCCGAAATAGGAATCCAAACCGATACCCTAAGTGTCGCCGAAATTGTAGGGACCATTCAGTCCAAATTACTCTAA
- a CDS encoding type II secretion system F family protein: MGFQLKQIKTATPLSEMEAEQPSFLQKEITLFGQSFSNKIKEDFYTELSVLLKAGITLKDGLELIENTLKKKRPKKILQELSEAIVAGSSLSAAIKTHKEFSDYEYFSLKIGEETGTLVQVSEQLGAFFIRKNEQRRQVISAMTYPSIILSTAVMVVGFMLHFIVPMFQDIFEQQNVELPAITKFIINASEFMKSYGWLFFLLIFGIFISRAFFNKKIWFIKAKDTFVSKLPFLGEFVKKVYLSQFTQAVTLLTASKVPVVNSIQLVKQMINFYPLQKALEAVEQDLLKGKSLSESLKPHALFDDKMVAMVKVAEETNQNEFIFERLNTQYNSQVQQKSKLLSTIMEPVIIMFVGVMVGVILIAMYLPMFKLSNVLG; encoded by the coding sequence ATGGGCTTTCAATTAAAACAAATAAAAACAGCAACACCACTGTCAGAAATGGAAGCTGAACAACCTTCCTTTTTACAAAAAGAAATCACCCTTTTTGGACAGTCATTTTCCAATAAAATCAAAGAAGATTTTTACACCGAATTGAGTGTCTTGTTAAAAGCGGGAATTACGCTTAAAGATGGTTTAGAGCTTATCGAAAATACCCTAAAGAAAAAAAGACCAAAGAAAATACTTCAAGAACTCTCGGAAGCTATTGTTGCTGGATCTAGTTTGTCAGCGGCTATAAAAACTCATAAAGAATTCTCAGACTATGAATATTTTTCACTGAAAATTGGTGAAGAAACGGGGACATTAGTGCAGGTTTCAGAACAGTTAGGTGCTTTTTTCATCAGAAAAAATGAGCAACGCAGACAAGTGATTAGCGCAATGACTTATCCATCAATAATTTTATCAACCGCTGTAATGGTTGTAGGGTTTATGCTGCACTTTATAGTACCGATGTTTCAAGATATATTCGAACAGCAAAACGTGGAATTACCCGCCATTACAAAATTTATAATCAACGCATCTGAATTCATGAAAAGCTATGGCTGGTTATTTTTTTTACTCATCTTCGGCATCTTTATTTCTAGAGCATTTTTCAATAAAAAAATCTGGTTTATTAAAGCGAAAGACACCTTCGTTTCCAAGCTGCCTTTTCTAGGGGAATTTGTAAAAAAGGTGTATTTGTCTCAGTTTACGCAAGCAGTGACTCTGTTGACAGCTTCTAAAGTTCCTGTGGTCAATAGCATTCAATTGGTTAAACAAATGATTAATTTTTATCCCTTACAAAAAGCCTTAGAAGCCGTTGAACAAGACCTTTTAAAAGGAAAATCGCTAAGTGAGAGTTTAAAGCCACATGCATTGTTTGATGATAAAATGGTTGCCATGGTGAAAGTCGCCGAAGAAACCAATCAAAATGAATTTATTTTTGAACGCTTAAACACTCAATATAATTCTCAAGTACAGCAAAAATCAAAGCTATTGTCAACCATCATGGAACCTGTAATCATCATGTTTGTAGGGGTGATGGTAGGCGTTATTTTAATAGCCATGTACTTGCCAATGTTCAAGTTGAGTAATGTATTGGGGTAA
- a CDS encoding RNA-binding S4 domain-containing protein, with protein sequence MRIDKYLWCVRYFKTRNIATTACKKGHIRVNDAIVKPSRDIYPMDKIVLRLNQVNYQLTVLDIPPSRVGAKLVDIYRIDTTPKSEFEAQELLKYSKDYYRQKGEGRPTKKDRREIDGYLESDDNKE encoded by the coding sequence ATGAGAATAGATAAATATTTATGGTGTGTCCGTTATTTCAAAACCCGAAATATTGCCACAACAGCATGTAAAAAAGGGCATATCAGAGTAAATGATGCCATTGTAAAGCCAAGCAGAGATATCTATCCTATGGACAAAATAGTGCTGCGCTTGAATCAAGTGAACTATCAATTGACGGTTTTAGACATTCCCCCCAGTCGTGTGGGGGCTAAACTTGTGGATATCTATAGAATAGACACCACGCCTAAATCTGAATTTGAAGCACAAGAGTTATTAAAATATTCGAAAGATTATTACCGTCAAAAAGGCGAAGGGCGACCGACTAAAAAAGACCGTAGAGAAATTGATGGGTATTTAGAAAGTGATGATAATAAAGAATAA
- a CDS encoding phosphoribosyltransferase family protein produces the protein MDLTENCILNHDEINHKVKRIAYQIYETNVEEQEVILAGIESNGYLFAEKLRAALVEICDINPVLCKVSIDKRNPTNPITTSLTKEAYTNKSLVLVDDVLNSGTTLIYGVKHFLDVPLKQFKTAVLVNRNHKKYPVKADFKGISLSTSIHEHISVIFTGKKTKVILE, from the coding sequence ATGGATTTAACAGAGAATTGCATTTTAAATCACGATGAAATAAATCATAAAGTAAAACGAATTGCGTATCAGATTTATGAAACGAATGTTGAAGAACAAGAAGTTATTCTTGCTGGTATCGAATCCAATGGCTATTTGTTTGCTGAGAAATTAAGAGCCGCCTTGGTTGAAATTTGTGACATCAACCCCGTTCTTTGTAAAGTAAGCATTGACAAAAGAAATCCAACAAACCCTATTACCACTTCGCTTACAAAAGAGGCGTACACAAATAAATCATTGGTATTGGTGGATGATGTATTGAACTCTGGAACGACTTTGATATATGGAGTGAAACATTTTTTGGATGTTCCTTTAAAACAGTTTAAAACGGCGGTTCTTGTCAATCGAAACCATAAGAAATACCCGGTCAAAGCAGATTTTAAAGGCATCTCTTTGTCAACCTCTATCCATGAGCATATTTCTGTGATCTTTACAGGAAAAAAAACGAAAGTGATTTTAGAGTAA
- a CDS encoding RHS repeat domain-containing protein, translating into MVCHIKLGPLTSTALLPAIITIKDANGTILGTAAHNSPNPTATSNVGNTPACAPYLTAHNSFEFTPTTSTITIEVQRDCVGFGRISIDNINLQVPTASKLAFFYDDRGQRVRKEVYSSGNTYLTYYVRDASGSPMGIYTGAFGPTIRQPTVLKEQPIYGSSRLGVHYRQTNSDVYQLTDHLGNVRAVIMKNGGNAVSLTAKTDYYPFGMPMPNRNIEGNYRYKFQGQEKDSETGKEAFELRLWDGRIGRWLTTDPAGQYASPYLGMGNNPINGTDPDGAFWKPIVNADGSVSYVAEENDTVQSFVDQYGVTYDQAKGLLNGNENNIQAGVTTVSGRNVYDMFGTDLLRLQLTGGRATQQRVIDHFNFALQHSASDGANAWLSSDYFGGIKYQLQTPIDYKGSIEINGKNVDISLAVQWYTSEGFLFNVKYHPAVFGNTLKHPDDDYGTMFGSDKRITHHNIRFGYLMNGRIVWQLAGAVQLTVHTKNKDAFQQQIFTKKPKYNYIGRSNGFKD; encoded by the coding sequence ATGGTTTGTCATATAAAACTAGGACCCCTAACCTCTACGGCTCTTTTACCCGCCATCATCACCATCAAAGATGCCAACGGAACCATCTTAGGCACCGCGGCACATAACAGTCCCAACCCAACCGCCACTTCTAATGTAGGAAACACCCCTGCCTGTGCACCCTATCTGACAGCCCACAACAGTTTTGAATTCACGCCCACCACCTCCACCATTACTATTGAAGTCCAACGCGACTGCGTTGGTTTTGGACGCATCTCCATAGACAACATCAACCTGCAAGTCCCCACAGCCTCCAAACTCGCCTTTTTCTATGACGATCGGGGGCAGCGTGTACGTAAAGAAGTTTATAGTTCAGGGAATACCTATCTAACCTACTATGTACGGGATGCTTCTGGCAGTCCAATGGGCATTTATACTGGTGCCTTTGGACCCACAATACGCCAACCCACCGTGCTCAAAGAACAACCCATTTATGGCAGCAGCCGTTTGGGGGTCCACTACCGCCAAACCAACAGCGATGTCTATCAACTCACCGACCATTTAGGAAATGTACGTGCGGTGATTATGAAAAATGGCGGAAATGCTGTATCTTTAACTGCGAAAACAGACTACTATCCCTTTGGGATGCCAATGCCTAACCGCAATATAGAAGGCAATTATAGGTATAAATTCCAAGGACAAGAAAAAGACTCTGAAACGGGAAAAGAGGCGTTTGAGTTGAGACTTTGGGATGGTCGAATAGGACGGTGGTTGACGACGGATCCTGCGGGGCAATATGCGAGTCCATATTTAGGGATGGGGAATAATCCGATTAATGGAACGGATCCTGATGGGGCATTTTGGAAACCTATTGTTAATGCTGATGGTTCTGTTTCTTATGTTGCTGAAGAAAATGATACTGTTCAATCTTTTGTTGATCAATACGGAGTTACATATGATCAAGCAAAGGGTTTATTAAATGGGAATGAGAACAATATTCAAGCAGGAGTTACTACTGTATCTGGTCGAAACGTATATGATATGTTCGGGACTGATTTATTAAGATTACAATTAACTGGGGGGAGAGCTACGCAACAAAGAGTTATAGATCATTTTAACTTTGCTTTACAGCACAGTGCTTCGGATGGAGCTAATGCGTGGTTATCTTCTGATTATTTTGGGGGTATTAAATATCAACTTCAAACACCTATTGATTATAAGGGGTCAATTGAAATTAATGGAAAAAATGTCGATATTAGTCTTGCGGTTCAGTGGTATACTTCTGAAGGTTTTTTATTTAATGTGAAGTACCATCCTGCTGTTTTTGGAAATACTTTGAAACATCCAGATGACGATTATGGAACTATGTTTGGCTCAGATAAGAGAATAACGCATCACAATATTAGATTTGGATATTTGATGAATGGTAGGATTGTTTGGCAGCTAGCAGGTGCTGTTCAATTAACTGTTCATACTAAGAATAAAGATGCATTTCAACAGCAAATATTTACTAAAAAACCAAAATATAATTATATAGGGAGAAGCAATGGTTTCAAAGATTAA
- a CDS encoding transketolase family protein: protein MKTYTYTEKKDTRSGFGAGLTELGRTNPNVVALCADLIGSLKMNQFIDENPERFFQIGIAEANMMSIAAGLTIGGKIPFTGTFANFSTGRVYDQIRQSIAYSDKNVKICASHAGLTLGEDGATHQILEDIGLMKMLPGMVVINTCDYNQTKAATIAIADYEGPVYLRFGRPAVPVFTPADQVFEIGKAIQLQEGSDVTIVATGHLVWEALEAAKVLHEQGISADVINIHTIKPLDDKAILDSVAKTGCIVTAEEHNHLGGLGESVARVLGLHHPTPQEFVATNDTFGESGTPAQLMEKYGLNSDSIVEKALKVIKRK from the coding sequence ATGAAAACTTATACATATACAGAGAAAAAAGATACGAGAAGTGGTTTTGGAGCTGGTCTTACAGAGCTTGGAAGAACCAACCCAAACGTCGTGGCACTTTGTGCAGATTTGATTGGCTCTTTAAAAATGAATCAATTTATTGATGAAAATCCAGAACGTTTTTTTCAAATTGGAATTGCGGAAGCGAATATGATGTCTATTGCCGCCGGCTTGACTATTGGAGGTAAAATACCCTTTACAGGAACGTTTGCTAACTTTTCTACCGGTCGTGTTTATGATCAAATCAGACAATCGATCGCATACTCTGACAAGAATGTAAAAATATGTGCATCTCACGCTGGATTAACCCTAGGTGAAGATGGCGCTACCCACCAAATCCTAGAAGATATCGGATTGATGAAAATGCTTCCGGGCATGGTGGTTATCAATACCTGTGACTACAACCAAACCAAAGCAGCAACGATTGCGATTGCGGATTATGAAGGTCCTGTCTATTTAAGATTTGGAAGGCCAGCAGTGCCCGTTTTCACTCCTGCTGATCAAGTGTTTGAAATTGGAAAAGCCATTCAACTTCAAGAAGGTTCGGATGTGACGATTGTTGCGACTGGACATCTTGTTTGGGAAGCGCTTGAAGCCGCCAAAGTATTGCATGAACAAGGCATTTCAGCGGATGTGATCAATATCCATACCATCAAACCCTTAGATGATAAAGCCATTTTAGATTCTGTGGCGAAAACAGGTTGTATTGTCACTGCCGAAGAACACAACCACCTTGGAGGTTTGGGAGAAAGTGTGGCGAGAGTCTTAGGACTTCACCATCCAACACCGCAAGAGTTTGTAGCGACGAATGATACGTTTGGAGAGTCAGGAACCCCTGCTCAATTGATGGAAAAATACGGACTTAACAGTGATAGCATTGTTGAGAAAGCATTGAAAGTTATTAAGAGAAAATAA